Proteins co-encoded in one Ziziphus jujuba cultivar Dongzao chromosome 9, ASM3175591v1 genomic window:
- the LOC132799552 gene encoding LOB domain-containing protein 29-like → MTGSGCGSPCGACKFLRRKCVKGCVFAPYFCHEQGASNFAAIHKVFGASNVSKLLAHLPVSDRCGAAITISYEAQARLKDPIYGCVSHIFALQQQVISLQAQLASIKEQSANNGSFINGPDNANWNQKFNGRLSHQEHAQNWFQQENSNLVPQFSPNLTNVASMMPYLESNKLMDPHNLVGSCESSVVPDENVSYGRFDEASDHFWSSLDAQTINRQWGGFHDSNDLHSGPFNYTQQYS, encoded by the exons ATGACAGGTTCTGGTTGTGGTTCTCCTTGTGGAGCCTGCAAGTTCTTGAGGAGAAAATGCGTTAAAGGTTGTGTTTTTGCACCTTATTTCTGCCATGAGCAGGGTGCTTCGAACTTTGCTGCAATTCACAAGGTTTTTGGTGCAAGCAACGTATCAAAGTTGCTTGCCCATCTTCCTGTCAGCGATCGTTGTGGAGCCGCCATTACCATCTCATATGAAGCTCAAGCCAGGCTTAAAGACCCTATATATGGCTGTGTCTCACATATTTTTGCTCTCCAACAGCAG GTGATTAGTTTACAAGCACAGCTAGCTTCCATCAAAGAGCAATCAGCCAACAATGGAAGCTTTATCAATGGCCCTGACAATGCAAACTGGAATCAGAAGTTCAATGGAAGACTTTCTCACCAAGAACATGCACAGAATTGGTTTCAACAAGAAAATTCAAACTTGGTGCCCCAATTTAGCCCAAACCTCACAAATGTTGCTTCAATGATGCCATATTTGGAAAGCAATAAATTGATGGATCCTCATAACCTTGTTGGGAGTTGTGAAAGTTCAGTAGTTCCGGATGAAAATGTCTCATATGGCAGATTTGATGAGGCTTCTGATCACTTTTGGTCTTCATTAGACGCTCAAACAATCAACAGGCAATGGGGTGGTTTTCATGATTCCAACGATCTTCATTCAGGGCCTTTCAACTACACTCAGCAATATTCCTGA